One region of Myxocyprinus asiaticus isolate MX2 ecotype Aquarium Trade chromosome 38, UBuf_Myxa_2, whole genome shotgun sequence genomic DNA includes:
- the skp2 gene encoding S-phase kinase-associated protein 2, with protein sequence MSGERPLKVLPCLSENLEGSLCRPQRTKCKRKPSCGGRLHTENTPNELIQQWSPPHKKPLTSAKGKENQENVFVLARRPRKRRETTASLCWDSLPDELLLGILSRLSLKDLLRTSRVCKRWHRLAFDESLWHSVDLVGRALLDAELGQVLSAGVLRLRCPHTCIGQPNFKNIEQIRVQHMDLSGCTVEPSVLEDILSRCRHLQNLSLEGLVLSDNIIHNLAQNSELVRLNLCGSSGFSPEPLAEMLKLCTRLEEMNVSWCDFKGLHVQAIANNIPSSVTQLNISGYRQNLTMEEVKAIVERCPDLTNLDLSDSVLLTSDSFPVLQQLSSLKHLALSRCYQIHPASLVDFEKFPNLQTLEVFGLIQDSYLPILSKGLPHIQISTLPFSTVARPSSSLRKDATLWGLHCRLVYKQ encoded by the exons ATGTCAGGCGAACG GCCGCTTAAAGTGCTCCCATGTCTGAGTGAGAATTTGGAGGGATCCCTGTGCAGGCCGCAGAGGACTAAATGTAAAAGAAAGCCCTCCTGCGGTGGGAGGCTCCACACTGAAAACACTCCAAACGAGCTCATCCAGCAGTGGTCGCCGCCACACAAAAAGCCCCTGACTTCGGCCAAAGGGAAAGAAAATCAGGAAAATGTGTTTGTTCTTGCCAGGCGTCCCAGGAAAAGGAGAGAAACAACAG CAAGCCTATGTTGGGACAGTCTGCCTGATGAGCTGTTGCTTGGGATCCTGTCTCGCCTCTCACTGAAAGATCTTCTCAGGACGTCCCGTGTCTGCAAGCGCTGGCATCGTTTGGC GTTTGATGAGTCTCTGTGGCATAGTGTGGACTTGGTGGGAAGAGCTCTGCTAGATGCTGAGCTTGGGCAGGTGCTCTCTGCTGGGGTGTTGAGACTGCGCTGTCCACACACCTGCATCGGCCAAcccaattttaaaaatataga ACAAATTCGTGTCCAACATATGGATTTGTCAGGCTGCACAGTGGAGCCCTCAGTCCTAGAAGACATCCTGTCCCGTTGTAGACATCTACAGAATCTTAGTCTTGAGGGTTTGGTGCTCTCTGATAATATTATTCA CAATCTGGCTCAAAACTCTGAGCTTGTCCGACTGAACTTGTGTGGTTCTTCTGGTTTCTCCCCTGAACCTCTGGCTGAGATGCTCAAATTGTGCACCAG ACTTGAAGAAATGAACGTGTCATGGTGTGATTTCAAAGGTCTCCATGTTCAGGCCATTGCTAACAACATCCCCTCCAGTGTCACTCAACTGAACATCAGTGGTTACAGACAGAATCTCACCATGGAAG aaGTCAAGGCTATAGTGGAAAGATGTCCAGATCTCACGAATTTGGATTTGAG CGACAGCGTGCTTCTGACATCAGACAGTTTCCCAGTCCTGCAGCAACTTTCCTCACTTAAACATCTGGCCCTGAGCCGCTGTTATCAGATCCACCCAGCTTCTCTTGT TGACTTTGAAAAGTTTCCAAATTTGCAGACACTGGAGGTCTTTGGGCTAATACAGGACAGCTACCTGCCTATTCTTAGTAAAGGTCTACCACACATACAGATCAGCACTCTGCCTTTCTCTACTGTAGCACGCCCCAGTTCATCATTGAGAAAGGATGCAACTCTTTGGGGATTGCACTGTCGGCTTGTTTACaaacaataa